A single genomic interval of Terriglobus albidus harbors:
- a CDS encoding efflux RND transporter permease subunit produces the protein MLSKIIEICARNRFLVFTAVLMLTLAGIWSLQHIPLDALPDISDVQVIVHTNWMGQPPDVIEDQVTYPIVTSLLAAPHVKAVRAQTMFGDSYVYVVFEDGTDLYWARSRVIEYLQQISGRLPENVHPAIGPDATGAGWVYEYAIVDKSGKHSLADLRSLQDWRLRYALETVPGVAEVATIGGYVRQYQIQLDPNKLLAYGIPLSTVIEKVKMSTNEVGGRVLDLSGAEYMIRGLGYLRSLEDLASVAVSSRNGTPVLLRDLGTVSFGPDIREGVAEWNGDGETVGGIIVMRQGMNALNVINGVKAKLREIAPSLPPGVQITTGYDRSALIDASIKTLQRDLLEEAIIVSVVVLVFLFHFRSALIAILALPIAVLAAFIPMYWLGVTSNIMSLGGIALAIGVLVDASIVMVENGYRHLSERQANTVEPVTEPERKTILINAAKQVGPALFFSLLIIVVSFMPVFLLEAQEGRMFRPLAWTKTLAVGGSSILAITLVPVLMVMLMRGKLQPEDANPISRFTRAIYLPIIRWCLRHRWLTIAINLIFLAVTFPLATKMGSQFMPPLYEGSTLYMPTALPGISIEQAKILLQRQDKILRSFPEVASVFGAVGRSDSATDNAPLDMYDTTLMLKPREQWPADMTYEKLIQEMDEKLQFPGLSNTWTMPVENRLDMELTGIKTPLGLKVQGKDVNGIQQAASQIQNVLSGLPEMRSIFAEKVAQGFYVNIDVNRTEAARYGLSVADVQIAVQSGIGGQNIAENIEGRERYPINVRYQRDFRDSVEQMNKVLIGTPSGAQIPLGQVARISFSRGPAMIRDEDGALTGYIYIDLKNTDYGGFVDKASKLLHEKLTLPAGYSFQWSGEYELELRAKQRLRLILPVVFVVIFLLLYLVFHSVAEALVLIFPTIYAMSGGLLLQWLLHYNFSVAVAVGYIALFGIAVETGVVMVVYLHETLDHKLQTKKQLTNADIEEAAIDGAVHRLRPKLMTVSAVLASLAPILWESGIGSDVMKPIAAPIVGGMITSTIHVLILVPVFFVMMKERALKRGMLYSSHDGSTSTRNDVAIQPTSNKGEMQ, from the coding sequence ATGCTGTCGAAGATTATCGAGATCTGCGCACGGAATCGCTTCCTTGTCTTTACCGCGGTTCTGATGCTTACGCTTGCCGGCATCTGGTCGCTGCAGCACATTCCTCTCGATGCACTGCCGGATATATCCGATGTCCAAGTCATCGTCCACACAAACTGGATGGGGCAACCACCGGATGTCATTGAAGACCAGGTGACCTATCCCATCGTCACTAGCCTGCTTGCCGCCCCGCACGTCAAGGCCGTCCGCGCGCAGACCATGTTCGGCGACTCTTATGTGTACGTGGTTTTTGAGGATGGAACGGATCTCTACTGGGCGCGTTCGCGCGTCATTGAATACCTTCAGCAGATCAGCGGACGACTTCCGGAGAACGTGCATCCTGCAATCGGCCCCGACGCTACAGGGGCGGGCTGGGTCTACGAGTACGCCATCGTGGACAAGAGCGGTAAACATAGTCTTGCCGATTTGCGCAGCCTGCAGGATTGGCGCTTACGTTACGCGTTGGAGACGGTCCCTGGAGTTGCGGAAGTAGCAACCATTGGCGGTTACGTCCGGCAGTATCAGATCCAGCTCGATCCGAATAAGCTACTTGCCTACGGAATTCCCCTTTCTACTGTCATCGAGAAAGTGAAGATGAGCACCAATGAAGTTGGCGGGCGTGTGCTCGATCTCAGCGGAGCCGAGTACATGATCCGTGGACTTGGCTATCTGCGCTCACTGGAAGACCTTGCAAGCGTCGCTGTCAGCAGCAGAAACGGAACTCCAGTCCTGTTGCGGGATCTTGGGACGGTAAGCTTTGGGCCGGATATCCGCGAGGGGGTTGCGGAGTGGAATGGAGACGGAGAAACAGTAGGTGGAATCATCGTCATGCGTCAGGGCATGAACGCTCTTAATGTCATCAATGGAGTCAAAGCGAAGCTGCGTGAGATCGCGCCGTCTCTTCCACCTGGCGTTCAGATCACGACAGGTTATGACCGGTCTGCCCTGATAGACGCTTCCATCAAGACCCTGCAGCGCGACCTGCTGGAAGAGGCAATCATCGTCAGCGTTGTCGTCCTCGTCTTTCTCTTCCACTTCCGCTCCGCGCTTATCGCCATCCTCGCTCTGCCGATCGCTGTTCTGGCCGCCTTCATTCCGATGTACTGGCTTGGGGTGACTTCGAACATCATGTCGCTGGGTGGTATTGCTCTGGCGATTGGTGTGCTTGTCGACGCGTCCATTGTGATGGTCGAGAATGGCTACCGCCATCTTTCGGAACGTCAGGCAAATACAGTGGAACCGGTCACCGAACCTGAGCGAAAGACGATCCTCATCAATGCAGCCAAACAGGTAGGGCCGGCATTGTTCTTTTCGTTGTTGATTATCGTCGTCTCGTTTATGCCGGTTTTCCTGCTCGAAGCGCAGGAGGGACGCATGTTTCGCCCCCTTGCCTGGACGAAGACATTGGCTGTCGGCGGTTCATCCATCCTTGCCATCACGCTGGTGCCGGTGCTGATGGTCATGCTGATGCGCGGGAAGCTCCAGCCAGAGGACGCCAATCCCATCTCGCGTTTCACCAGGGCGATCTATCTTCCTATCATTCGATGGTGCCTGCGTCATCGCTGGCTGACGATCGCCATAAACCTGATCTTTCTGGCCGTGACCTTCCCATTGGCGACGAAAATGGGAAGCCAGTTCATGCCGCCTCTCTATGAGGGCTCAACGTTGTACATGCCGACCGCCCTGCCAGGTATTTCCATCGAGCAAGCCAAAATTTTGTTGCAGCGGCAGGATAAAATTCTCCGCAGCTTTCCTGAGGTGGCAAGCGTCTTCGGCGCTGTAGGCCGGTCCGACAGCGCGACTGACAACGCGCCTCTCGATATGTACGATACGACGCTTATGCTCAAGCCTCGTGAGCAATGGCCGGCCGATATGACCTACGAAAAGCTCATTCAGGAGATGGACGAGAAGCTTCAGTTTCCTGGCCTCTCTAATACCTGGACAATGCCGGTCGAGAATCGTCTGGACATGGAACTGACCGGCATCAAGACCCCTTTGGGCCTCAAGGTTCAGGGAAAAGATGTGAACGGCATTCAGCAGGCCGCATCGCAGATACAGAATGTGCTCTCCGGCCTTCCGGAGATGCGCTCGATCTTTGCGGAAAAAGTAGCACAGGGTTTCTACGTCAACATTGATGTCAACAGAACTGAGGCTGCACGATATGGTCTGTCGGTTGCCGATGTACAAATCGCCGTGCAGTCGGGTATCGGTGGCCAGAATATTGCGGAAAATATCGAGGGCCGGGAGCGTTATCCCATCAATGTTCGTTATCAGCGCGATTTTCGTGACAGCGTTGAGCAGATGAACAAGGTGCTGATCGGTACACCTTCCGGAGCGCAGATTCCACTTGGACAGGTAGCGCGTATCTCTTTCAGTCGCGGTCCCGCCATGATTCGCGATGAAGATGGCGCTCTCACCGGCTATATCTACATCGATCTGAAAAACACTGATTACGGCGGATTTGTGGATAAGGCCAGCAAGCTTCTGCATGAGAAGCTAACCTTGCCTGCGGGTTATTCCTTCCAGTGGTCTGGAGAATATGAACTGGAACTGCGCGCAAAGCAGCGTCTGCGGCTCATCCTGCCAGTAGTATTCGTCGTCATCTTCCTGCTGTTGTATCTGGTCTTCCACTCGGTCGCGGAGGCCCTGGTCCTGATCTTTCCGACGATCTATGCCATGAGTGGAGGCTTGCTATTGCAGTGGCTGCTTCACTACAACTTCAGTGTCGCTGTCGCCGTGGGCTACATTGCATTGTTCGGTATTGCCGTGGAAACAGGCGTGGTGATGGTAGTTTACCTCCACGAAACGCTCGATCATAAGCTGCAGACCAAAAAGCAACTCACGAATGCTGATATCGAAGAAGCTGCAATCGATGGCGCAGTTCATCGCCTACGGCCAAAACTGATGACCGTCTCTGCCGTGCTGGCCAGTCTGGCTCCAATTCTTTGGGAGTCTGGCATTGGCTCAGATGTTATGAAACCGATTGCCGCGCCGATCGTTGGCGGCATGATCACGTCGACCATCCACGTCCTGATTCTTGTACCGGTTTTCTTCGTCATGATGAAGGAGCGCGCTCTAAAGCGAGGGATGCTCTATTCCAGCCATGATGGTTCCACCTCAACCCGCAACGATGTTGCCATTCAACCCACATCCAATAAAGGAGAAATGCAATGA
- a CDS encoding ABC transporter permease, producing MSSFLRNLLYSLRGFAKNPGLTLTILLTLALGIGANTAIFTIDYATLLAPLPYREPDQLVVVWSKIQGFHNGISAGDFTDWRRENSTLRDLHAFTGSSFNIASKEQPENIDGRQVTTGYYTMFGRPFFLGRDFLPEEGVDGKNHVVILTHKLWMHLGENRKIIGQSMRIDGQPYTVVGVLSPGLDDRGNDQLAVPLVFKPEQLNHDFHWLLSIGRLKPGVTVQQAQKDMDSVALHIAQDNPKSNKGWGVFVEPLKNDFLPSERKQTLWLLLGAVAFILLIACVNVANLLLARGLARQKELAVRAALGASRRTIFEQLITESLLLATTGGLLGVGVGYALLRGLIAIMPEGTLPKEADLTLNLPVLLFTLIATTLAGFLFGSAPAWYASRVDPGETLKEGNRTGVGSGRHRLRQSLVIGEFALALALLAGAGLAIHSFLNLLRVDLGLRTDHVLTFFLPVPDSRPKDPEKIVAYYRQILDRVSAVPGVTSTSAMTGLPLFGAGFGMPFTIVGQPAFNDPSMRPNTGFGMVTPDFFKTFGIQIVKGRGFTDQDTAASVKVAVVNEEFVKKYFKGSDPLRQRVSVEQLIPGVTKLGPAVEWQIVGVYHTVRSGGFRQDRPEMEIPFWQIPWSTAGIGVRTINDPGTMTKSIAAAIHSVDPEIALAQPRSMEEVRDLVLSNDRFTLILFVCFAVVALVLAAIGVYGVMSFSVAQRTHEVALRMALGADRSRVVTLIVREGLILAGIGLSLGLIGAYFVGRGMQKTLYGIGHMDISAFASVSLVLLFAALIACLIPAWRAASVEPMQALRSE from the coding sequence ATGTCGAGTTTCCTCCGTAACCTGCTTTACTCGCTCCGCGGCTTTGCGAAAAATCCAGGCCTGACGCTCACAATCCTGCTGACCCTCGCTCTCGGCATTGGCGCGAACACGGCGATATTCACCATTGACTATGCGACGCTGCTGGCTCCTCTTCCTTATCGAGAACCCGATCAATTGGTCGTCGTCTGGTCTAAGATTCAAGGTTTCCACAACGGAATCTCCGCAGGAGACTTTACCGATTGGAGGCGGGAAAATTCCACGCTTCGGGACCTCCACGCCTTTACTGGAAGCTCCTTCAATATCGCGAGCAAAGAACAGCCTGAAAACATTGATGGGAGACAGGTGACGACTGGGTATTACACCATGTTCGGACGACCTTTCTTTCTTGGGCGAGACTTCCTGCCGGAAGAAGGCGTCGATGGCAAAAACCACGTAGTGATTCTTACTCACAAGCTTTGGATGCATCTTGGTGAGAATCGCAAGATTATTGGTCAGTCCATGCGGATTGATGGACAGCCATATACCGTCGTGGGCGTTCTGTCGCCGGGCCTCGATGACCGCGGCAATGACCAGCTCGCGGTGCCCCTCGTCTTCAAGCCGGAACAACTCAATCATGACTTCCATTGGCTCCTCTCGATAGGCCGCCTGAAACCGGGAGTGACCGTACAGCAAGCCCAAAAGGACATGGATTCGGTTGCCCTCCACATTGCCCAGGACAATCCGAAGAGCAATAAAGGCTGGGGAGTCTTTGTCGAACCTCTCAAGAATGACTTCCTTCCAAGTGAACGCAAGCAGACGCTCTGGCTCCTGCTCGGAGCTGTCGCCTTCATCCTCCTGATTGCCTGCGTGAATGTCGCCAACCTGCTGTTGGCGCGTGGTCTTGCGCGACAGAAAGAACTAGCCGTGCGAGCGGCGCTCGGCGCCAGCCGCCGAACCATCTTTGAGCAGCTCATTACCGAGAGCCTGCTTCTGGCGACAACCGGCGGCCTGCTCGGTGTGGGAGTTGGTTATGCGTTGCTTCGCGGTCTCATTGCGATCATGCCTGAAGGGACCCTACCGAAAGAGGCCGACCTCACGCTTAATCTCCCGGTCCTTCTATTTACGCTTATCGCTACAACTCTGGCCGGATTCCTCTTTGGAAGCGCTCCCGCCTGGTATGCCTCACGCGTCGATCCCGGCGAAACACTCAAAGAAGGCAACCGCACGGGAGTCGGCAGCGGCAGACATCGTTTGAGACAGAGTCTTGTCATCGGAGAATTTGCATTGGCGCTCGCCTTGTTGGCTGGAGCAGGTCTCGCCATCCATAGCTTTCTCAATCTTCTGCGCGTCGACCTCGGTCTTCGCACCGATCATGTTCTGACATTTTTCCTTCCCGTTCCTGACTCCCGCCCCAAAGACCCCGAGAAGATCGTGGCGTATTACAGGCAAATCCTTGACCGGGTCAGTGCAGTCCCTGGGGTTACTTCGACCTCCGCCATGACTGGCCTCCCTCTCTTCGGCGCGGGATTCGGAATGCCATTCACCATCGTTGGACAGCCGGCATTCAACGATCCCTCCATGCGGCCGAATACAGGCTTTGGGATGGTGACACCCGATTTCTTCAAAACCTTCGGTATCCAAATCGTGAAAGGTCGGGGCTTCACGGATCAGGACACGGCTGCGAGCGTAAAGGTGGCAGTCGTCAATGAGGAGTTCGTAAAGAAGTACTTCAAAGGCAGTGATCCGCTAAGGCAACGCGTCTCAGTCGAACAGCTGATCCCCGGCGTCACCAAGCTTGGACCAGCTGTCGAATGGCAGATCGTCGGCGTCTATCACACCGTCCGCAGCGGCGGCTTTCGCCAGGACAGGCCAGAGATGGAGATTCCCTTCTGGCAAATCCCTTGGTCGACCGCGGGTATTGGTGTTCGAACGATCAATGATCCCGGAACCATGACCAAGAGCATCGCTGCAGCTATTCATTCTGTCGACCCGGAAATCGCCCTGGCGCAGCCTCGGTCGATGGAAGAGGTCCGGGATCTGGTTCTCTCAAACGATCGATTTACCCTCATTCTTTTCGTCTGCTTCGCGGTGGTAGCTCTTGTGCTTGCCGCAATCGGAGTCTATGGAGTCATGTCATTCTCCGTGGCACAACGCACGCATGAAGTTGCTCTTCGAATGGCCCTTGGAGCGGATCGAAGCCGGGTCGTGACCCTGATTGTCCGCGAAGGCCTTATTCTCGCCGGGATCGGACTGTCATTAGGCCTCATCGGAGCCTACTTCGTTGGTAGGGGCATGCAGAAGACGCTGTATGGAATTGGCCACATGGACATCTCAGCATTTGCATCCGTCTCGCTCGTTCTGCTCTTTGCGGCCTTGATTGCATGCCTCATCCCAGCGTGGCGCGCAGCCTCAGTTGAGCCGATGCAGGCACTTCGTTCCGAGTGA
- a CDS encoding GntR family transcriptional regulator codes for MIPFRLTPKPGVPIYEQAVYAATRAIVAGQMRVGDPFPSVRTLSRELKINPNTAHKVIAQLLSDGLLESHPGIGTVVAKLPHSSSSERTELLNRQIEELVVEAKRLSIDVDEVTAAIEKHWQRLSQHEEAHR; via the coding sequence ATGATTCCGTTTCGGCTTACCCCAAAACCCGGCGTTCCCATCTATGAGCAGGCAGTGTATGCCGCTACCCGTGCGATTGTCGCGGGTCAGATGCGTGTGGGCGATCCTTTTCCTTCCGTGCGCACGCTCTCTCGTGAGCTGAAGATCAATCCAAACACGGCCCACAAAGTGATTGCACAGCTGCTAAGCGACGGTCTGCTGGAATCTCATCCTGGCATTGGCACCGTGGTGGCAAAGCTTCCGCACTCCAGCTCAAGTGAGCGGACGGAGCTGTTAAATCGGCAGATTGAAGAGTTAGTGGTAGAAGCCAAACGGCTGTCGATCGATGTAGATGAGGTCACCGCAGCGATTGAGAAACACTGGCAGCGCTTGTCACAGCATGAAGAGGCCCATCGATGA
- a CDS encoding ABC transporter ATP-binding protein, whose translation MTIVAPAIEARQLSKRIGKNTLLAPLDLTVPRGAILAVIGANGAGKSTLIKLLLNMWEPTTGEATVLGIPSTSLRGAALQRIGYVSEKQEMPEWMTVGALMDHLRPMYPVWNDRDLLDELQLPLDRRIKHLSRGMRMKAALASVLAFKPELLMLDEPFTGLDTAIRTELVKALLGRAHVENSGDATTIVISSHDLDEMESFATHVAFLHEGELLFAEPIEKLLTRCREVTVRFGQVTAERSIPTLAEGCIAAEASGAMLRFVDMKVNVDDHEGAIRALMPDVVDVQSEPMSLRSIFLALNQESRANDRSRV comes from the coding sequence ATGACGATCGTTGCGCCGGCAATTGAAGCCCGCCAGTTGAGTAAGCGCATTGGAAAGAACACGCTGCTTGCGCCGCTCGACCTCACGGTTCCGCGTGGAGCAATCCTTGCGGTGATTGGCGCCAATGGTGCAGGCAAAAGCACACTGATCAAACTGCTGCTCAACATGTGGGAGCCAACTACCGGCGAAGCCACCGTGTTGGGCATACCGTCGACCTCACTCCGCGGCGCAGCGTTACAACGGATCGGATATGTCTCTGAGAAACAGGAGATGCCGGAATGGATGACGGTCGGCGCTTTGATGGACCACTTACGGCCGATGTATCCGGTCTGGAACGACAGAGATCTGCTCGACGAGTTACAGCTTCCGTTGGATCGCCGGATCAAACACCTCTCCAGGGGAATGCGGATGAAGGCCGCTCTGGCAAGCGTGCTGGCGTTCAAGCCGGAGCTGTTGATGCTGGATGAACCATTTACCGGGCTTGATACTGCCATTCGCACGGAATTAGTGAAGGCTCTGCTCGGTCGGGCACATGTCGAGAACTCAGGTGATGCTACGACGATCGTGATCTCGTCGCATGACCTGGATGAGATGGAGAGTTTTGCGACCCACGTGGCGTTCCTGCATGAAGGTGAGTTGTTGTTTGCGGAGCCGATTGAAAAGCTGCTGACTCGATGCCGCGAAGTGACGGTTAGGTTCGGACAAGTGACGGCGGAGCGATCTATTCCGACGCTCGCCGAGGGTTGTATTGCAGCGGAGGCATCAGGCGCCATGTTGCGATTCGTCGATATGAAGGTGAATGTCGACGATCATGAAGGGGCTATCCGCGCGCTGATGCCGGATGTTGTGGATGTGCAGTCAGAGCCGATGAGTCTCCGATCCATCTTCCTGGCATTGAATCAGGAGAGCCGTGCAAACGACAGGAGCCGCGTATGA
- a CDS encoding phage terminase small subunit P27 family has translation MKIFEGNRSHRPLPDREPIPLAGAPEMPKHLTAAARREWRRLVPLLLSMRVLSESDGVALGILCQAYATLIEAQTLMVKTAAKGSHSGLLMKTGSGYVQQSPLLSIINAQAEIVSRQLREFGLTPASRTRIQTVGDNGGIDPLELKIM, from the coding sequence TTGAAGATCTTTGAAGGCAACAGGTCGCATCGACCGCTGCCAGATCGTGAGCCGATACCACTTGCTGGTGCTCCGGAGATGCCCAAGCACCTCACCGCTGCTGCGCGTCGTGAATGGCGCAGGCTGGTGCCGCTCCTGTTGAGCATGAGGGTCTTGAGCGAAAGCGATGGCGTTGCGCTCGGGATTCTGTGTCAGGCCTACGCGACCCTGATCGAAGCCCAGACGCTGATGGTGAAGACCGCAGCGAAAGGCTCACACTCGGGCCTGCTGATGAAGACGGGGAGCGGCTACGTGCAGCAGTCCCCTTTGCTGTCGATCATCAACGCGCAGGCCGAGATCGTGAGCCGGCAGCTCAGAGAATTCGGGCTGACGCCTGCATCGAGGACCCGCATCCAGACCGTCGGCGACAACGGCGGCATCGATCCCCTTGAACTCAAGATCATGTAG
- a CDS encoding glycoside hydrolase family 95-like protein, which produces MLLQSHEEVVAPLAALPKAWPKGSYRGLLARGAFEVSANWSNGHADRLEILSRAGGPLKLRYPAIAGATVRTSSGKSVMFKRVDNADISFDTTAGETYVLTAIP; this is translated from the coding sequence ATGCTACTGCAAAGCCACGAGGAAGTCGTCGCTCCTCTCGCCGCTCTTCCGAAGGCGTGGCCGAAGGGCAGCTATCGCGGCTTGCTAGCTCGCGGCGCCTTTGAGGTCTCCGCAAACTGGTCAAATGGACACGCGGATCGTTTAGAAATTCTTTCTCGGGCTGGTGGTCCACTCAAGCTGCGCTATCCGGCAATTGCGGGTGCTACGGTTCGCACTTCGAGCGGTAAGAGTGTCATGTTTAAGCGTGTGGACAACGCTGATATCAGTTTCGACACCACGGCTGGCGAAACATACGTCCTTACCGCCATTCCGTAA
- a CDS encoding bifunctional DNA primase/polymerase translates to MDKSNLPHRRRRRAISDSTGSLEDVLRLAARGWRLHPCKEKDKVPVLTNWPDKATCEPSIIKQWAVTHRGCNWAVKTGTGSGIWVLDVDGEKGAVSLREMASRYGDLWLQTLTAITAHGRHCYFKYPQDVSIRNSVERLRPGLDVRGDGGYVIAPPSLHPSGHEYRWVNPDAAVLPTPEWLLHLLATPTSKQPNIIGKLYENQRNDGLTRLAGAERRRGMTYEQLEAFLLEANFRRCIPPLEKNEVLAIAASVSRYPVGGPDPLEAAWEVMNAGVYESTYARFVALFKQLQGQRPGLPIALPLERIAILFGCDWSLIRRYRQRAVAEGKLELVQPCIPHKRAATYRVSVPLKGPTSLTNGLVGLSPSGTAALRKHQFMQAIALDDFRSTVTALRSAVGGRARYRTTPRCERARQTCRSRRQQ, encoded by the coding sequence ATGGACAAGTCGAACTTACCACATCGTCGTCGTCGCCGTGCGATATCCGACTCAACAGGTTCTCTTGAAGATGTGCTTCGCCTCGCTGCGAGGGGTTGGAGGCTCCATCCCTGCAAGGAGAAAGACAAAGTGCCTGTCCTGACAAACTGGCCGGATAAGGCAACCTGCGAGCCGTCCATCATCAAACAGTGGGCCGTCACTCATCGGGGCTGTAACTGGGCCGTCAAGACAGGTACCGGTTCAGGCATCTGGGTGCTGGATGTCGACGGAGAGAAGGGCGCGGTGTCCTTACGCGAAATGGCCAGCAGGTATGGCGACCTCTGGCTGCAAACATTGACCGCGATCACGGCGCACGGTAGGCATTGCTATTTCAAGTATCCGCAGGACGTCAGCATTCGCAACAGCGTCGAAAGACTGCGGCCTGGCTTAGATGTGCGTGGGGACGGAGGTTATGTAATCGCCCCGCCCTCACTCCATCCGTCCGGCCACGAATATCGCTGGGTGAATCCAGATGCTGCAGTTCTTCCGACACCGGAATGGCTGTTGCACCTCTTGGCCACGCCGACTTCGAAACAGCCGAACATTATCGGCAAGCTGTACGAGAACCAGCGAAACGACGGCCTAACGCGGTTGGCTGGAGCGGAGCGCAGACGCGGCATGACCTATGAGCAACTGGAAGCTTTTCTCCTCGAAGCGAACTTCCGGCGCTGCATACCGCCCTTAGAGAAGAACGAGGTTCTGGCAATTGCCGCGAGCGTATCTCGTTACCCAGTGGGTGGCCCTGATCCGTTGGAAGCAGCGTGGGAAGTTATGAATGCGGGCGTTTATGAATCGACGTACGCGCGGTTCGTGGCTCTCTTCAAGCAACTTCAGGGTCAGCGCCCAGGCTTACCGATTGCTCTGCCATTGGAACGCATCGCGATCCTGTTCGGCTGCGACTGGAGTCTCATTCGGCGCTACCGTCAACGCGCCGTGGCAGAAGGAAAACTGGAGTTAGTGCAGCCTTGCATTCCCCACAAAAGAGCTGCGACCTACCGGGTAAGTGTCCCACTAAAAGGTCCCACTAGTCTCACTAATGGTCTAGTGGGACTGAGCCCTAGTGGTACAGCAGCGCTCCGCAAACACCAATTCATGCAGGCCATCGCCCTCGACGACTTTCGATCAACTGTTACAGCGCTCCGATCCGCTGTTGGCGGACGCGCCAGATACAGAACCACGCCGCGCTGCGAACGCGCACGTCAGACTTGCAGGTCACGCAGGCAACAATGA
- a CDS encoding acyltransferase family protein, translating into MRVAQLDGLRALAVVMVFAHHSLGIPLLWSGVDLFFILSGYLITSILLRNRQSLGAMLTSFYSRRAERILPAYVLFLLCAYPFVRQEWHHNWIYYVTFLQNIPYAFHLGTMTALVPLWSLAIEQHFYLVWPLLVFFLPKKWLVPSMLALLIGTPVLRAVCTPLFSTSETIYAFTPFRMDALAAGALMALTLPTSNAEKVIRWGKVSMVLGVVAYGVLAYHHPWFNRTVNLWPFNALAYSLNIAIFGGLLMCMIVANDGWLARLLSNRALVWLGRISYCFYLFHLLVIEQMQHYFAKIPAAIAAFVVTTMIASVSWVLLESPVLSLRASKRIKVAV; encoded by the coding sequence ATGCGCGTCGCTCAACTGGATGGTCTGCGAGCCCTGGCGGTAGTGATGGTGTTCGCGCACCACTCGCTGGGAATCCCACTGCTGTGGAGTGGTGTGGATCTGTTTTTTATTCTTTCCGGATACCTGATTACCTCCATTCTGTTGCGGAATCGGCAGAGCCTGGGCGCGATGCTAACGAGTTTTTACAGTCGGAGGGCAGAGCGAATTCTGCCGGCTTACGTGCTGTTTCTGTTGTGTGCTTATCCGTTTGTGCGGCAAGAGTGGCATCACAACTGGATCTACTATGTAACGTTTCTACAGAACATCCCATACGCATTTCACCTCGGCACCATGACTGCGTTAGTCCCGCTTTGGTCGCTGGCGATCGAGCAGCATTTCTATCTGGTGTGGCCGCTGCTGGTATTCTTCCTGCCGAAAAAGTGGCTGGTGCCGAGTATGCTGGCGCTGCTGATTGGAACACCGGTGTTGCGCGCGGTTTGTACGCCGCTGTTTTCAACCTCAGAAACGATCTATGCGTTTACACCGTTCCGGATGGATGCTTTGGCAGCAGGGGCATTGATGGCCCTGACCCTGCCAACGTCGAATGCGGAGAAAGTAATCCGCTGGGGAAAGGTCTCAATGGTGTTGGGAGTGGTGGCGTACGGAGTGCTGGCCTACCACCACCCCTGGTTCAATCGCACTGTAAATCTGTGGCCGTTCAATGCGCTAGCGTATTCGCTGAATATAGCGATTTTCGGCGGGTTGCTGATGTGTATGATTGTGGCGAATGATGGTTGGCTGGCACGGCTCCTTTCGAACCGGGCGCTGGTGTGGCTGGGCAGGATCAGCTACTGCTTTTACCTCTTTCACCTGCTGGTCATTGAGCAGATGCAGCACTACTTCGCGAAGATACCGGCTGCGATAGCAGCATTTGTTGTGACGACAATGATTGCTTCGGTGAGTTGGGTGCTTCTGGAGAGTCCGGTGTTATCACTGAGGGCGTCGAAGCGCATCAAGGTTGCCGTCTGA
- a CDS encoding helix-turn-helix transcriptional regulator: MNVLERQSFLRLPAVQQRVPFSKSSIYAMVAAGLFPAPRRLGARAVGWLEADVNRWVEARIAAAPEVPAAPRPRRRK, from the coding sequence ATGAATGTCCTGGAACGTCAGAGTTTCTTACGTTTGCCCGCTGTACAGCAACGGGTGCCCTTTTCGAAAAGTTCAATCTATGCCATGGTCGCCGCCGGTCTGTTTCCTGCTCCTCGCAGACTGGGCGCGCGGGCGGTCGGCTGGCTGGAGGCTGATGTCAATCGCTGGGTCGAGGCCCGTATCGCTGCTGCACCTGAGGTTCCCGCCGCCCCGCGTCCACGGCGGCGCAAGTAA